A genomic region of Daphnia carinata strain CSIRO-1 chromosome 5, CSIRO_AGI_Dcar_HiC_V3, whole genome shotgun sequence contains the following coding sequences:
- the LOC130696449 gene encoding phenazine biosynthesis-like domain-containing protein 1 encodes MELSSVTVFVVDAFTNELFSGNPAAVCCLEKDIPDTLKSKIAAEMNLSETAFATIDTDGDKTFEKGTKFGLRWFTPTHEVDLCGHATLATAAVIFHKLGNKEKTIEFKTRSGILKAIQEGESSITLDFPINPPSPFEAENLPDIVRIVVGNLEIQDVQHSATTKKLLLRLANKYNRQDLEALNPSLQDLLAVEKNGMVKGVIVTLQANDKEDYDFYSRYFAPWVGIPEDPVTGSAHTVLAPYWQTVYNKRHFRARQCSKRGGDLIVKIVEQRVELTGQVAHVLEGTIRIK; translated from the exons ATGGAACTATCTTCTGTtactgtttttgttgttgatgcttTCACGAACGAGCTTTTCTCTGGTAATCCAGCAGCTGTTTGTTGTTTGGAAAAA GATATTCCAGATACATTGAAAAGTAAAATAGCTGCTGAAATGAATTTGTCTGAAACTGCCTTTGCTACCATTGACACTGATGGTGATAAGACATTTGAAAAAGGCACTAAATTTGGGTTACGGTGGTTCACACCAACACATGAAGTTGATTTGTGTGGTCAT GCTACACTTGCAACTGCTGCTGTTATTTTCCACAAATTAG gaaataaagaaaaaactataGAATTTAAAACACGCAGTGGAATCCTAAAAGCCATTCAGGAAGGTGAATCATCTATTACTTTGGATTTCCCAATAAATCCTCCTTCGCCATTTGAAGCAGAAAATCTGCCAGATATTGTACGCATCGTCGTTGGCAACCTTGAAATCCAAGATGTTCAACATTCTGCCACAACCAAGAAATTACTCTTGCGCCTAGCCAATAAATATAACAG ACAAGATTTGGAGGCTTTAAACCCATCTCTACAAGATCTGCTTGCCGTTGAGAAGAATGGCATGGTCAAAGGAGTGATAGTTACCCTGCAAGCTAACGACAAAGAGGACTACGACTTTTACAGCCGTTATTTCGCTCCTTGGGTTGGAATCCCCGAGGATCCAGTTACGGGATCTGCCCATACAGTACTCGCACCGTATTGGCAAACAGTTTATAACAAGCGTCACTTTCGAG CTAGACAGTGTTCAAAACGAGGAGGGGATTTAATCGTGAAAATTGTGGAACAGCGGGTCGAATTGACGGGCCAAGTAGCCCACGTCCTCGAAGGGACAATCCGCATCAAATAA
- the LOC130696003 gene encoding protein wings apart-like isoform X1 produces the protein MSKHNKTYGKRGVSAPVASIQFDKIIADSNKRPTASKSAGVVGKWGTTSFTSLRSSQVNGSKAGKRGMSPIKCIPVEYGLASHTSTALNTGLDAFNFETGVNTTTNCTAQPKPRKFFKSRAVEDVTKNPSNVQNSSQSSNCIDYPSNHGEILGNTNFYPASSGGVGYLSPTYTSPTSKITTKRGRGRPKGARVSSPRGSAAVTSYKPNPGRGVAPRGRRRVKNNRSVRGQQSSGRGKRKRAKWEGESESEEEEVEEEEDAANSELEEPLTLVREADLEEEEEIQEEEKMERNNGVENLNDSKEECKPPIKLRIIRRNDTNAFVSKVGTEADKVTSEIATPPVIEMPKEEVSLPVECPEKVFNVPVEEKMAISPEVPTKRESPEHCPSIEEEETFQKPVIPEDVITVHKEEIASIDASVVPPPAVQHHQRKSSIFKSRGISTQPPVDKNSLVKGESSVAAKGKKGLALYRHTWHEDDARKAASAESDGVSAAAALSSSAGLSPEEQQRPHSSPWDELGDEPEGPPPKLARLGALSSNSLSSVPQKLAHSSELDGEELSETNSSLRCPRKVKDYYTVVRNVKKAHQIQESGEFQEFNDDVDYILDALQDRNPTATRCLSAMSLASKCMEPAFRMHLRAHSTVAKFFKALKDAPSKASVALCTSCIMFVLTQDRLNMDLDRDSLELMLNLLEIDAGQVDPLEGKELEKNKLKVRELCEEMVRKGHAPHLQLDHITAAQLAMETLLSLTSKKAGEWFKEELRVLGGLDHIIQTVTVCTAVLTSPSDGISNWEWDKCRLDALKKVDRCLRVLENVTFQNEENQNYLMEFSNGRLVDGTLSLLMLLCREVAVFWPAGNNVSLGNLLSETLSNLMKVVMNLTHDSNDDSVGSKVYGNKSLTWNTTFVCLLQTSLCLPEDKSFDVMTLALGILINLVERSSSNRDRLMTVTVPANSEDEVGNKNVAIRALIDLFVRKEDSARLEEARTDEILDGKPDQTDAGTAKSTSTGASEPASNNTGKTQEDAMEETVKKLLHKAGRHMEDSMVAAYVALLLGYVVMKNTEYENQVKELLPEKKFTQMIVVLKKFYEFLKLTANAVTSTRGLKNTQMVIKFMETSDKVQTAGNFR, from the exons ATGTCGAAACACAACAAAACTTATGGAAAACGAGGAGTATCTGCCCCTGTAGCAAGTATTCAATTTGACAAGATTATTGCAGACAGTAATAAAAGGCCCACTGCCTCAAAGTCAGCTGGAGTTGTGGGCAAATGGGGCACAACATCTTTCACATCATTGAGAAGCAGTCAAGTAAATGGCAGTAAAGCTG GTAAAAGAGGGATGAGTCCTATAAAATGCATACCAGTAGAATATGGATTGGCAAGTCACACATCAACAGCTTTAAACACTGGACTGGATGCCTTTAATTTTGAAACTGGTGTGAATACTACTACGAATTGTACAGCTCAACCAAAAccgagaaaattttttaaatcgcgGGCAGTGGAAGATGTTACGAAAAATCCTTCAAATGTACAAAATTCGTCTCAATCATCAAACTGTATTGACTATCCATCAAACCACGGTGAAATCCTTGGTAATACCAATTTCTACCCAGCATCGTCCGGTGGAGTGGGTTATCTCTCCCCTACGTATACATCACCGACATCAAAAATTACGACAAAACGAGGAAGAGGGCGGCCGAAAGGGGCTCGCGTATCAAGCCCACGTGGATCTGCAGCTGTGACAAGTTATAAACCCAATCCTGGAAGGGGAGTAGCGCCACGCGGAAGACGCCGAGTCAAAAACAACCGTTCTGTACGAGGGCAACAATCTAGTGGTCGTGGCAAACGAAAGCGGGCTAAGTGGGAAGGTGAATCAGAgtccgaagaagaagaagtagaagaggaagaagatgcTGCAAATTCAGAACTGGAAGAACCTTTGACCTTAGTCAGAGAAGCCGAcctcgaagaagaagaagaaattcaagaggaagaaaaaatggaaagaaataaTGGTGTTGAAAATTTGAACGACAGTAAAGAAGAATGTAAGCCGCCAATCAAGCTTCGTATAATCCGTCGGAATGACACGAATGCTTTTGTAAGCAAAGTAGGAACCGAAGCCGATAAGGTAACGAGCGAGATTGCTACTCCTCCTGTCATAGAAATGCCCAAAGAAGAAGTTTCTCTACCAGTGGAATGCCCCGAGAAAGTTTTTAATGTTccagtagaagaaaaaatggcaatcTCTCCGGAAGTACCTACAAAGCGAGAAAGTCCAGAGCATTGTCCATCTATTGAA GAGGAAGAGACTTTTCAGAAGCCAGTCATTCCAGAGGATGTCATAACGGTGCACAAGGAAGAGATAGCTAGCATAGACGCGTCTGTAGTTCCTCCGCCAGCTGTTCAACATCATCAAAGGAAGTCGAGTATTTTCAAAAGTCGAGGCATCTCGACACAACCTCCAGTGGACAAAAATTCGTTAGTTAAAGGTGAATCTTCAGTTGCTGCCAAAGGCAAGAAAGGTCTTGCCCTTTATCGTCACACTTGGCATGAGGATGACGCACGCAAAGCAGCGTCTGCCGAATCTGACGGTGTATCAGCCGCTGCTGCTCTGTCATCGTCAGCAGGATTGTCCCCAGAAGAGCAACAACGTCCTCACTCCTCACCTTGGGACGAGTTAGGTGATGAGCCAGAGGGACCACCTCCTAAACTTGCTCGTTTAGGTGCATTGTCTTCGAATTCTCTTTCCTCAGTGCCCCAGAAGCTTGCCCATTCCTCAGAACTCGATGGCGAAGAACTCTCAGAGACCAATAGTAGCTTGCGCTGCCCCCGCAAAGTCAAAGATTATTATACGGTGGTGCGTAACGTAAAAAAAGCACATCAGATACAAGAATCTGGGGAGTTTCAAGAATTCAATGATGATGTTGACTACATTCTTGATGCGCTTCAAGATCGAAATCCTACAGCCACAAG GTGTCTTTCTGCCATGAGCCTAGCTTCAAAGTGCATGGAACCTGCCTTCCGAATGCATCTTCGGGCACATTCTACAGtagcaaaatttttcaaagcgcTCAAGGATGCACCTTCTAAAGCC AGTGTTGCACTATGCACGTCCTGTATCATGTTTGTTCTTACTCAAGATCGACTAAACATGGATTTGGACCGCGATAGCCTAGAACTTATGCTTAATCTTCTCGAAATCGATGCTG GTCAGGTCGACCCGTTGGAAGGCAAAgaactagaaaaaaataaacttaaagTACGTGAATTATGCGAAGAAATGGTTCGTAAGGGCCACGCTCCGCATTTGCAGCTTGATCACATAACGGCTGCCCAGCTAGCTATGGAAACACTCTTAAGCCTGACTTCGAAAAAAGCTGGTGAATGGTTCAAAGAAGAGCTGCGTGTTCTAGGCGGTCTCGATCACATTATCCAAACCGTGACCGTTTGCACAGCTGTCCTCACCTCCCCATCCGATGGAATTTCAAATTGGGAATGGGATAAATGTCGGCTTGATGCCCTTAAGAAAGTCGATCGATGCCTGAGGGTTTTAGAAAAt GTGACATTCCAGAATGAGGAAAATCAGAATTACTTAATGGAGTTCTCCAACGGACGTCTGGTCGATGGAACTCTAAGTCTACTAATGCTTCTTTGTAGAGAAGTTGCAGTGTTCTGGCCAGCAGGAAATAATGTTTCATTGGGTAATCTCCTGAGCGAAACTCTTTCCAATCTAATGAAGGTGGTGATGAATCTCACTCACGATAGCAACGATGACT CTGTTGGCAGTAAGGTTTACGGAAATAAATCCCTTACGTGGAATACGACTTTTGTATGCCTTCTTCAGACATCACTATGTCTACCCGAAGATAAATCTTTTGATGTTATGACTCTG GCATTAGGAATATTGATCAACTTGGTTGAGCGCTCCTCAAGTAACCGCGATCGACTGATGACAGTCACGGTTCCAGCCAATAGCGAAGATGAAGTTGGCAACAAAAACGTAGCCATAAGGGCTTTGATTGACTTGTTCGTCAGAAAAGAAGACAGTGCTCGTTTAGAAGAAGCGCGAACTGACGAGATTTTGGATGGTAAACCTGATCAAACTGATGCTGGTACAGCTAAATCTACCTCTACTG GTGCAAGTGAACCTGCATCAAATAATACCGGAAAAACCCAAGAAGACGCTATGGAAGAAACAGTTAAGAAAT taTTGCATAAGGCTGGTCGGCACATGGAAGACAGTATGGTCGCAGCATATGTTGCACTATTGTTGGGATATGTTGTCATGAAGAATACG GAATATGAAAATCAAGTCAAAGAACTACTTCCAGAAAAGAAGTTTACACAAATGATCGTCGTTTTGAAAAAGTTTTACGAGTTTCTTAAATTAACTGCAAAT GCTGTTACGAGTACCAGAGGATTGAAAAACACTCAAATGGTCATCAAATTTATGGAAACAAGTGACAAAGTTCAAACTGCCGGCAATTTTAGGTGA
- the LOC130696003 gene encoding protein wings apart-like isoform X2, which translates to MSKHNKTYGKRGVSAPVASIQFDKIIADSNKRPTASKSAGVVGKWGTTSFTSLRSSQVNGSKAGKRGMSPIKCIPVEYGLASHTSTALNTGLDAFNFETGVNTTTNCTAQPKPRKFFKSRAVEDVTKNPSNVQNSSQSSNCIDYPSNHGEILGNTNFYPASSGGVGYLSPTYTSPTSKITTKRGRGRPKGARVSSPRGSAAVTSYKPNPGRGVAPRGRRRVKNNRSVRGQQSSGRGKRKRAKWEGESESEEEEVEEEEDAANSELEEPLTLVREADLEEEEEIQEEEKMERNNGVENLNDSKEECKPPIKLRIIRRNDTNAFVSKVGTEADKVTSEIATPPVIEMPKEEVSLPVECPEKVFNVPVEEKMAISPEVPTKRESPEHCPSIEEEETFQKPVIPEDVITVHKEEIASIDASVVPPPAVQHHQRKSSIFKSRGISTQPPVDKNSLVKGESSVAAKGKKGLALYRHTWHEDDARKAASAESDGVSAAAALSSSAGLSPEEQQRPHSSPWDELGDEPEGPPPKLARLGALSSNSLSSVPQKLAHSSELDGEELSETNSSLRCPRKVKDYYTVVRNVKKAHQIQESGEFQEFNDDVDYILDALQDRNPTATRCLSAMSLASKCMEPAFRMHLRAHSTVAKFFKALKDAPSKASVALCTSCIMFVLTQDRLNMDLDRDSLELMLNLLEIDAGQVDPLEGKELEKNKLKVRELCEEMVRKGHAPHLQLDHITAAQLAMETLLSLTSKKAGEWFKEELRVLGGLDHIIQTVTVCTAVLTSPSDGISNWEWDKCRLDALKKVDRCLRVLENVTFQNEENQNYLMEFSNGRLVDGTLSLLMLLCREVAVFWPAGNNVSLGNLLSETLSNLMKVVMNLTHDSNDDSVGSKVYGNKSLTWNTTFVCLLQTSLCLPEDKSFDVMTLALGILINLVERSSSNRDRLMTVTVPANSEDEVGNKNVAIRALIDLFVRKEDSARLEEARTDEILDGKPDQTDAGASEPASNNTGKTQEDAMEETVKKLLHKAGRHMEDSMVAAYVALLLGYVVMKNTEYENQVKELLPEKKFTQMIVVLKKFYEFLKLTANAVTSTRGLKNTQMVIKFMETSDKVQTAGNFR; encoded by the exons ATGTCGAAACACAACAAAACTTATGGAAAACGAGGAGTATCTGCCCCTGTAGCAAGTATTCAATTTGACAAGATTATTGCAGACAGTAATAAAAGGCCCACTGCCTCAAAGTCAGCTGGAGTTGTGGGCAAATGGGGCACAACATCTTTCACATCATTGAGAAGCAGTCAAGTAAATGGCAGTAAAGCTG GTAAAAGAGGGATGAGTCCTATAAAATGCATACCAGTAGAATATGGATTGGCAAGTCACACATCAACAGCTTTAAACACTGGACTGGATGCCTTTAATTTTGAAACTGGTGTGAATACTACTACGAATTGTACAGCTCAACCAAAAccgagaaaattttttaaatcgcgGGCAGTGGAAGATGTTACGAAAAATCCTTCAAATGTACAAAATTCGTCTCAATCATCAAACTGTATTGACTATCCATCAAACCACGGTGAAATCCTTGGTAATACCAATTTCTACCCAGCATCGTCCGGTGGAGTGGGTTATCTCTCCCCTACGTATACATCACCGACATCAAAAATTACGACAAAACGAGGAAGAGGGCGGCCGAAAGGGGCTCGCGTATCAAGCCCACGTGGATCTGCAGCTGTGACAAGTTATAAACCCAATCCTGGAAGGGGAGTAGCGCCACGCGGAAGACGCCGAGTCAAAAACAACCGTTCTGTACGAGGGCAACAATCTAGTGGTCGTGGCAAACGAAAGCGGGCTAAGTGGGAAGGTGAATCAGAgtccgaagaagaagaagtagaagaggaagaagatgcTGCAAATTCAGAACTGGAAGAACCTTTGACCTTAGTCAGAGAAGCCGAcctcgaagaagaagaagaaattcaagaggaagaaaaaatggaaagaaataaTGGTGTTGAAAATTTGAACGACAGTAAAGAAGAATGTAAGCCGCCAATCAAGCTTCGTATAATCCGTCGGAATGACACGAATGCTTTTGTAAGCAAAGTAGGAACCGAAGCCGATAAGGTAACGAGCGAGATTGCTACTCCTCCTGTCATAGAAATGCCCAAAGAAGAAGTTTCTCTACCAGTGGAATGCCCCGAGAAAGTTTTTAATGTTccagtagaagaaaaaatggcaatcTCTCCGGAAGTACCTACAAAGCGAGAAAGTCCAGAGCATTGTCCATCTATTGAA GAGGAAGAGACTTTTCAGAAGCCAGTCATTCCAGAGGATGTCATAACGGTGCACAAGGAAGAGATAGCTAGCATAGACGCGTCTGTAGTTCCTCCGCCAGCTGTTCAACATCATCAAAGGAAGTCGAGTATTTTCAAAAGTCGAGGCATCTCGACACAACCTCCAGTGGACAAAAATTCGTTAGTTAAAGGTGAATCTTCAGTTGCTGCCAAAGGCAAGAAAGGTCTTGCCCTTTATCGTCACACTTGGCATGAGGATGACGCACGCAAAGCAGCGTCTGCCGAATCTGACGGTGTATCAGCCGCTGCTGCTCTGTCATCGTCAGCAGGATTGTCCCCAGAAGAGCAACAACGTCCTCACTCCTCACCTTGGGACGAGTTAGGTGATGAGCCAGAGGGACCACCTCCTAAACTTGCTCGTTTAGGTGCATTGTCTTCGAATTCTCTTTCCTCAGTGCCCCAGAAGCTTGCCCATTCCTCAGAACTCGATGGCGAAGAACTCTCAGAGACCAATAGTAGCTTGCGCTGCCCCCGCAAAGTCAAAGATTATTATACGGTGGTGCGTAACGTAAAAAAAGCACATCAGATACAAGAATCTGGGGAGTTTCAAGAATTCAATGATGATGTTGACTACATTCTTGATGCGCTTCAAGATCGAAATCCTACAGCCACAAG GTGTCTTTCTGCCATGAGCCTAGCTTCAAAGTGCATGGAACCTGCCTTCCGAATGCATCTTCGGGCACATTCTACAGtagcaaaatttttcaaagcgcTCAAGGATGCACCTTCTAAAGCC AGTGTTGCACTATGCACGTCCTGTATCATGTTTGTTCTTACTCAAGATCGACTAAACATGGATTTGGACCGCGATAGCCTAGAACTTATGCTTAATCTTCTCGAAATCGATGCTG GTCAGGTCGACCCGTTGGAAGGCAAAgaactagaaaaaaataaacttaaagTACGTGAATTATGCGAAGAAATGGTTCGTAAGGGCCACGCTCCGCATTTGCAGCTTGATCACATAACGGCTGCCCAGCTAGCTATGGAAACACTCTTAAGCCTGACTTCGAAAAAAGCTGGTGAATGGTTCAAAGAAGAGCTGCGTGTTCTAGGCGGTCTCGATCACATTATCCAAACCGTGACCGTTTGCACAGCTGTCCTCACCTCCCCATCCGATGGAATTTCAAATTGGGAATGGGATAAATGTCGGCTTGATGCCCTTAAGAAAGTCGATCGATGCCTGAGGGTTTTAGAAAAt GTGACATTCCAGAATGAGGAAAATCAGAATTACTTAATGGAGTTCTCCAACGGACGTCTGGTCGATGGAACTCTAAGTCTACTAATGCTTCTTTGTAGAGAAGTTGCAGTGTTCTGGCCAGCAGGAAATAATGTTTCATTGGGTAATCTCCTGAGCGAAACTCTTTCCAATCTAATGAAGGTGGTGATGAATCTCACTCACGATAGCAACGATGACT CTGTTGGCAGTAAGGTTTACGGAAATAAATCCCTTACGTGGAATACGACTTTTGTATGCCTTCTTCAGACATCACTATGTCTACCCGAAGATAAATCTTTTGATGTTATGACTCTG GCATTAGGAATATTGATCAACTTGGTTGAGCGCTCCTCAAGTAACCGCGATCGACTGATGACAGTCACGGTTCCAGCCAATAGCGAAGATGAAGTTGGCAACAAAAACGTAGCCATAAGGGCTTTGATTGACTTGTTCGTCAGAAAAGAAGACAGTGCTCGTTTAGAAGAAGCGCGAACTGACGAGATTTTGGATGGTAAACCTGATCAAACTGATGCTG GTGCAAGTGAACCTGCATCAAATAATACCGGAAAAACCCAAGAAGACGCTATGGAAGAAACAGTTAAGAAAT taTTGCATAAGGCTGGTCGGCACATGGAAGACAGTATGGTCGCAGCATATGTTGCACTATTGTTGGGATATGTTGTCATGAAGAATACG GAATATGAAAATCAAGTCAAAGAACTACTTCCAGAAAAGAAGTTTACACAAATGATCGTCGTTTTGAAAAAGTTTTACGAGTTTCTTAAATTAACTGCAAAT GCTGTTACGAGTACCAGAGGATTGAAAAACACTCAAATGGTCATCAAATTTATGGAAACAAGTGACAAAGTTCAAACTGCCGGCAATTTTAGGTGA
- the LOC130696011 gene encoding calcium uptake protein 1 homolog, mitochondrial-like, protein MSLLLLHLSKREFLKTYSCHKSIYILSNTKQREICGLLPLLERDGSKHRAEGIPFQQIRRLQYKDFGHRPTPTSKFSGIWFGIVGCGMFLALFWDVPIMLFEKIKDSIKPPRVDAASLNETDQDAEHTEAEDQNDSVVKSSKKSKIGFRERKIIEYENRIRHYSTPDKVFRYFASLQVVQSHGETEIYMTPDDFLRSITPGMKQPDGLGLDQFRRYDPKTMTEQLIGELGLREDSVFLKLGSSGLISFSDYIFLLTLLSTSSRHFEVAFRMFDFNGDGDVDAEEFDQVATLLRQNTTHGSRHRDTTGNSYKGVNSALSTYFFGPNRDQKLTIDKFLEFQKQLKEEILTLEFRRKGLSDDAKLSEADFAEMLLAYAGYPDKRKTRMIKRVRKGYQGEKSIGISLKDYLDFFHFLNSINDVDTALTFYHIAGASIEPSTLKHVARTVAHVELADHVVEVVFTIFDENQDGQLSNREFVAVMKNRMMRGLEKPKDTGFIKLIESSIKCAKQTKPALLDF, encoded by the exons ATGAGTCTCCTATTGTTACACCTGAGCAAAAGGGAATTCCTCAAAACATATAGTTGCCATAAAAGCATATATATTCTAAGTAATacaaaacaaagggaaatatGTGGGTTATTACCACTGCTTGAAAGGGATGGAAGCAAACATCGCGCTGAAGGCATACCCTTTCAACAAATTCGACGACTTCAATACAAAGATTTTGGTCATCGTCCAACACCTACATCAAAGTTTAGTGGAATTTGGTTTGGCATTGTTGGCTGTGGAATGTTTTTGGCACTTTTCTGGGATGTTCCAATTAT gctatttgaaaaaatcaaGGATTCCATCAAGCCTCCAAGGGTTGATGCTGCTTCTCTAAATGAAACAGATCAGGATGCTGAGCACACAGAAGCTGAAGATCAAAATGATAGTGTTGTAAAATCttcaaagaaatcaaaaattggcttcagagaaagaaaaatcatcgAGTATGAAAACCGAATTCGCCATTATTCAACCCC GGACAAAGTTTTTCGATACTTTGCCAGCCTTCAAGTTGTACAATCGCATGGGGAAACAGAAATTTACATGACTCCAGATGATTTTTTAAGATCGATTACTCCGGGGATGAAACAACCAGATG GTCTTGGGCTAGACCAATTTCGACGTTATGATCCTAAA ACAATGACTGAGCAGTTAATTGGTGAGCTTGGTCTACGGGAGGATAGCGTCTTCTTAAAACTCGGCAGTTCGGgactgatttctttttccgatTACATATTTCTCCTGACTCTTTTATCAA CTTCCAGTCGGCATTTCGAAGTTGCTTTCCGTATGTTCGACTTCAATGGCGACGGGGACGTTGATGCCGAAGAGTTTGATCAGGTGGCCACCCTTTTGCGACAGAATACGACTCATGGGTCAAGACATAGGGATACTACGGGAAACAGCTATAAG GGTGTGAATTCTGCCCTCAGTACCTATTTTTTCGGACCGAATCGTGACCAAAAGTTAACGATCGACAAATTTCTCGAGTTTCAAAAGCAGTTAAAAGAGGAAATCTTAACTCTTGAA TTCCGTCGCAAAGGCTTAAGCGACGACGCAAAGCTATCTGAAGCCGATTTCGCGGAAATGCTCCTGGCTTACGCTGGGTATCCAGACAAGAGGAAGACCCGCATGATAAAACGTGTTCGTAAAGG GTATCAAGGTGAAAAGAGCATCGGAATCAGCCTGAAAGATTATTTagactttttccattttctgaaCAGTATTAATGATGTTGACACGGCG TTAACCTTCTATCACATCGCTGGGGCATCAATCGAACCGA GTACGTTAAAGCATGTGGCACGTACGGTGGCACATGTCGAACTTGCTGATCACGTTGTTGAAGTGGTTTTTACTATATTCGACGAAAATC AGGATGGGCAACTGAGTAACAGGGAATTCGTTGCAGTAATGAAGAACAGAATGATGCGTGGTCTCGAAAAACCCAAAGATACCGGATTCATTAAGCTAATAGAATCCTCTATAAAATGCGCCAAACAAACCAAACCTGCCCTATTggatttttaa